From Danio aesculapii chromosome 9, fDanAes4.1, whole genome shotgun sequence:
agagcgtaggtttctgcgaaaggcaactagagttggagtgtgtggcggctcaggagtaatgtggatgttgagattGTTTGACCCTTAGTGCCAAGATACGCATTCGctttgagaacctcatctctgttcccaaatgcaatcacttcagttttctctttgtttaactgaagaaagttttggcacatccaattgttaatgtcgtcaatgcattggcagagggtgtcaatggggttgtagtcattaggcaataaggctaagtagatctgaatgtcatcagcatagctatggtaggagatttgtttttttctcattatttggctcagaggaagcatataaaggttgaacaggagaggtgccagaattgagccttgtgggactccacatgtcatgagTGTCCACCCCGAGCTACagtatggtcacctatactgacatagtaacctctcccttgaagataagatctgaaccatttgaggaccgtcccagacagcccaacccagttttccagcctttCCAGAAGTTTGCTGTAATCGACAGTGTTAAATGCAGTACTGAGATCAAGCAGTACCAGTACTGTTAGTttacctgaatctgtatttaggcgtatatcattgattatctttataaaggcactctctgtactgtgatgtggtctgaaaccagattgacaATTGTCTAAAcatcccttgaagtttaagaacttgttaacctggttaaaaacaatttttttaaggattttgccaatgaaagtgAGATTTGAGAatggcctgtaattgctcaatagggtgtaATCCatgttgctcttcttcaagaggggtttaacaacttttttttaaatttaccacttttagaagatccatttctaaacagtcAAACACCATTTTGAAGATTGATGTGGGGAGCAtatcaagactgcaggttgatgttttcataacttgcatgatctcttctaagattttaccattgattgccatgaaatcagacaaaatgtctgatttcttaagttgtggttgagcttgtCTGACTTCGaaacaacttggctgattggatgagctgattgccttctGATGACCTTCTGATATTATTggtcttgtcagtaaagaaatgagcaaactcattacatttgctttcagaatgTAGTTCGCTGGGAATCCTACTGGGGGGTTGTGAGTCTCTCTACTGTTGCAAAGAGAGTGCGAGAATTATTTAAGTTGGTGTTTATAAGGGTTGacaagaaagtctgcctagcagtgttTAGTTCTACATTAAAAGcatgaagactgtctttatatatattataatggactactagtttcgtctttctccgcatacgctcagcttttctgcactgtcttttcatcatttgtactCTTGGTGACCTAGTCCAAGATCCTTTTTGCCTGCCAGTCATCTTCCTGACTTTAACAAGAGCAATGCcgtctatgacattcttaactttagagttaaacaaatcaaggagagaatcaacagagtctgcagatatgctTGGTGCTGGCAaaatggccttcataaactgctcattagtgttctctttttgacagagacagatctgtcttcaaaagctggagtgatcaatatatcaaagaaaatacagaaattatcAGATAgagcaacatccttaacaacagtcgatgaaatgtgtaaacccttagttataaatAGGTCAAAAGTGTGTCCATGATTGTGtatgggtccttgaacatgctgagtcaaaTTTAAAGTGTTAAAAATCATCAGTTCATCAGTCAtaagttcttttacagcattaatttcaggattatcaatgtgaatattaaaatataaaaaatatagtgatattaacatactgtaaactaaAATCATTATGACtaaagtatgtctttaaaaattgaaggagtactgctgacgatactaactaactttgccatctgaataaacataaacaaagaacactgatcacacacttaccaaatctgtagacaAATccgagacaggacaatcaacacaaactgaaACCGAATCttctttttaaaagaagatgagtggcaaatccggatttcaccatttccagatgcgaaaagctctcgggtaaaaaatattccttacaaacatattttgccCCATGTTAACAGACCACTGTAATCCTCATGTGAGTCCAGCTGcactctcatagcggggaaataaaaacaaaacctgtgttgcagcacatttataaacgcaacactgacgacccatgtctccaaacaattctatttccacttgttttaattatggatggccacacaacgtggcgtctctctgccgtctgaacattgtaacagataaaaacagtcttcaaagctatatcatgcatattaatgaagttggtcgctggaatttacacaaggatgtCATGGCTGTAACGTAGCttctaaatttcttttcaaaccggaagatcgaatttgctcgaaataatgcaaaaacaacaaattttcactttttctgaaatatatgtgtcctaatactTTTTAGCAGCATAgcacacatatatgactgtcaacgtctcaaaaaatgtgttttgtttaaaagGACTATTCAAaagattaaaaagaaaaagaattgtgTTACTAGACAGCCTCTCAAGTGAactgcgaccccagattaataaagggactaagctgaaaagaaaataaatgaatgaatgaatgaattcaaaagcATTTGAGGTTCAGTTTATGTACACTATATGATTTGGTGAGTGTTGcgaattaaaatgttactttactgtgagtagttttaaataatttaattattagtgATATTTTGTGTGTTTCAATGTGTTTAGAACTTGTGTTTATTATATGTTTCAATGTGTATATGATTTGACTTTGTTGAACAAAATTATGGTTAAGGTTGGGCACTTTATGGCAGTTATTTTGCCAAGCACAGCGTATTTATGATATGCAAAGTATTAGAAGATAAGCAAAGCATGAAAGGCAAGAAATGCTAAATGGGGTCCGTCATTTAAAGCTTGAATAATTAATTATTCCTTTTATGAGTTTAGCTACTGGTTTAATTGAGAACATTGTAATAATGATTTGTATACTTATGTATGTGATTTGGATTGAAATATTGCTTTGTTTGCTCATTGGCATTTTTACTTTCAAgattacattgttttatttttatcttgcAGTGGTTCATAGTGCTTTGTTGTGTGAATCATCGGTGGAAGTCCAGGACATTACACAGCATGCGACCAATACAGAGCCTTAGAAATGCAtagaaaacaaacaagcaaaaaagaaAGAGATAAATCTTAGAACTAAGAACTACAAAACCAGTAGTTTTTTTGCTAGAAAGATCTCTATGCCAACTTGCATAGTCAGAAACTGAGTAACAATAGAGACTGTGTAGTCTTTAGTCTTGGGCTTGTATAAAAGGACAGGTGACCGCAGTCAGTCAACAGCCAGAATCAGCTTCAGCTTCTCCTTTGTGGAACCACTGAGGACCAGACAGCGCAAACATGAAGGTAAACCTCAATCTAGCACCCATTCCATACAGTGAAACTACaaaataattatacttttttaaacttttcataaCAAAACATTATGCTTGAACTTTTAGGTCACATTCTTTGAGGACAGGAACTTCCAGGGTCGCTCTTATGAGTGTATGGGCGACTGCGGTGACATGCACTCCTACATGAGCCGCTGTCACTCTTGCAGAGTGGACAGTGGTTGCTGGATGATGTACGATCAGCCCAACTACATGGGAAGTGGATATTTCTTCAGGAGGGGAGAGTATGCTGATTACATGTCCATGTTTGGAATGAGCAACTGCATCAGGTCCTGCCGTATGATCCCCATGGTAATTTCAGTTTTCAAGGATTTATaagataatacttttttttttactgttacaaTTTGGCTGTCTGATAAACTTGAAAATAAGTCtcatgagagtgtatgggtgttccccagtgatgggttgcagctggaagggcatccgctgcgtgaaacatatgctggataatttgacggttcattccgctgtggcgaccctagattaataaatggactaagctgaaaaaagaaaatgaatgaatgaatgaatgaataacggtCTAATTTTGCACTTTAGTACAGGGGATCCTACAGAATGAGGATCTACGAGAGGGATAACTTCATGGGTCAGATGTATGAGATGATGGATGACTGTGACAACATCATGGACCGTTACCGCATGTCTCACTGCCAGTCCTGCCATGTGATGGACGGCCACTGGCTCTTTTATGACCAGCCCAACTACAGAGGCAGGATGTGGCACTTCGGGCCTGGACAGTACAGGAACTTCAGCAATTATGGTGGCATGAGGTTCATGAGCATGAGGCGTATCATGGACTCTTGGTACTAGTGTTTCAATAAAACAATTTCTCCAACACTAAACATTGTGTTCTGAAAATACTTCCcattattttatgaaaaaaatacaaaacaaagttCAGgagaaatataaataatttaaaactacaCATGCCTGTGAAATATTTACTTTTTGTCATCACAAATTAAAATCATATCTTCGCTGTCCCCACACAGTGAGAACAAATTCATTGGTGTTTTGAAAGTGCATCTTTTAATTTCTGATTTAGATTAGAAACTAAATCTATCACCTAGAAGGAGCACAGGTCACAAAAAAGTCATAAGCAAGTCTCAACTCTTTCCATTCAAGTCTCCAGTCAAGTCCTGAGTTGAGACAGGCAAGTCCAAGTCCGGAGTCATTAAACTCATCAACAAGTCATAAAAATTCAGCTTCAATCATCAAAAAGTAAAG
This genomic window contains:
- the LOC130234781 gene encoding gamma-crystallin M2-like isoform X3, giving the protein MVKVTFFEDRNFQGRSYECMGDCGDMHSYMSRCHSCRVDSGCWMMYDQPNYMGSGYFFRRGEYADYMSMFGMSNCIRSCRMIPMYRGSYRMRIYERDNFMGQMYEMMDDCDNIMDRYRMSHCQSCHVMDGHWLFYDQPNYRGRMWHFGPGQYRNFSNYGGMRFMSMRRIMDSWY
- the LOC130234781 gene encoding gamma-crystallin M2-like isoform X1 — encoded protein: MSSMHWQRVTFFEDRNFQGRSYECMGDCGDMHSYMSRCHSCRVDSGCWMMYDQPNYMGSGYFFRRGEYADYMSMFGMSNCIRSCRMIPMYRGSYRMRIYERDNFMGQMYEMMDDCDNIMDRYRMSHCQSCHVMDGHWLFYDQPNYRGRMWHFGPGQYRNFSNYGGMRFMSMRRIMDSWY
- the LOC130234781 gene encoding gamma-crystallin M2-like isoform X2, translated to MTKVTFFEDRNFQGRSYECMGDCGDMHSYMSRCHSCRVDSGCWMMYDQPNYMGSGYFFRRGEYADYMSMFGMSNCIRSCRMIPMYRGSYRMRIYERDNFMGQMYEMMDDCDNIMDRYRMSHCQSCHVMDGHWLFYDQPNYRGRMWHFGPGQYRNFSNYGGMRFMSMRRIMDSWY